One genomic region from Syngnathus typhle isolate RoL2023-S1 ecotype Sweden linkage group LG17, RoL_Styp_1.0, whole genome shotgun sequence encodes:
- the dcaf7 gene encoding DDB1- and CUL4-associated factor 7 isoform X2: MSLHGKRKEIYKYEAPWTVYAMNWSVRPDKRFRLALGSFVEEYNNKVQLVGLEEESSEFVCRNTFDHPYPTTKIMWIPDTKGVYPDLLATSGDYLRIWRVSDTETRLECLLNNNKNSDFCAPLTSFDWNEVDPNLLGTSSIDTTCTIWGLETGQVLGRVNLVSGHVKTQLIAHDKEVYDIAFSRAGGGRDMFASVGADGSVRMFDLRHLEHSTIIYEDPQHHPLLRLCWNKQDPNYLATMAMDGMEVVILDVRVPCTPVARLNNHRACVNGIAWAPHSSCHICTAADDHQALIWDIQQMPRAIEDPILAYTAEGEINNVQWASTQPDWIAICYNNCLEILRV, translated from the exons ATGTCGCTGCACGGCAAGAGAAAAGAAATCTACAAATACGAGGCGCCATGGACGGTCTACGCAATGAACTGGAGCGTACGACCGGACAAACGCTTTCGCTTGGCTCTAGGAAGCTTCGTGGAAGAATACAACAACAAG GTCCAGCTCGTGGGTCTGGAAGAAGAGAGCTCGGAGTTTGTGTGCCGGAACACCTTTGACCACCCGTACCCAACCACCAAGATCATGTGGATCCCGGATACTAAGGGGGTCTATCCAGACCTGCTGGCCACCAGCGGGGACTACTTGCGCATCTGGAGG GTGAGCGACACGGAAACACGCCTTGAATGTTTGttgaacaacaacaagaacTCCGACTTCTGCGCGCCGCTCACCTCCTTCGACTGGAACGAGGTGGACCCTAACCTTCTGG GCACATCCAGCATCGACACCACCTGCACCATCTGGGGTCTGGAGACAGGTCAGGTTCTAGGTCGCGTCAACCTGGTATCGGGACACGTCAAGACGCAGCTCATCGCCCATGACAAAGAG GTGTACGACATCGCCTTTAGCCGGGCGGGCGGCGGCCGTGACATGTTCGCCTCGGTGGGCGCCGACGGCTCGGTGCGCATGTTCGACCTGCGCCACCTGGAGCACAGCACCATCATCTACGAGGATCCCCAGCACCACCCGCTGCTGCGCCTCTGCTGGAACAAGCAGGACCCCAACTACCTGGCCACTATGGCCATGGACGGAATGGAG GTTGTCATCCTGGACGTACGTGTGCCGTGCACGCCGGTGGCTCGCCTCAACAACCACCGCGCCTGCGTCAATGGGATTGCCTGGGCGCCACACTCCTCGTGTCACATCTGCACCGCAG CCGACGACCACCAGGCTCTGATCTGGGACATCCAGCAGATGCCCCGCGCCATCGAAGACCCCATCCTGGCATACACGGCCGAGGGCGAGATCAACAACGTGCAGTGGGCGTCCACGCAACCCGACTGGATCGCCATCTGCTATAACAACTGTCTGGAGATCCTGCGTGTCTGA
- the dcaf7 gene encoding DDB1- and CUL4-associated factor 7 isoform X1, translated as MSLHGKRKEIYKYEAPWTVYAMNWSVRPDKRFRLALGSFVEEYNNKVQLVGLEEESSEFVCRNTFDHPYPTTKIMWIPDTKGVYPDLLATSGDYLRIWRVSDTETRLECLLNNNKNSDFCAPLTSFDWNEVDPNLLGTSSIDTTCTIWGLETGQVLGRVNLVSGHVKTQLIAHDKEVYDIAFSRAGGGRDMFASVGADGSVRMFDLRHLEHSTIIYEDPQHHPLLRLCWNKQDPNYLATMAMDGMEVVILDVRVPCTPVARLNNHRACVNGIAWAPHSSCHICTAVADDHQALIWDIQQMPRAIEDPILAYTAEGEINNVQWASTQPDWIAICYNNCLEILRV; from the exons ATGTCGCTGCACGGCAAGAGAAAAGAAATCTACAAATACGAGGCGCCATGGACGGTCTACGCAATGAACTGGAGCGTACGACCGGACAAACGCTTTCGCTTGGCTCTAGGAAGCTTCGTGGAAGAATACAACAACAAG GTCCAGCTCGTGGGTCTGGAAGAAGAGAGCTCGGAGTTTGTGTGCCGGAACACCTTTGACCACCCGTACCCAACCACCAAGATCATGTGGATCCCGGATACTAAGGGGGTCTATCCAGACCTGCTGGCCACCAGCGGGGACTACTTGCGCATCTGGAGG GTGAGCGACACGGAAACACGCCTTGAATGTTTGttgaacaacaacaagaacTCCGACTTCTGCGCGCCGCTCACCTCCTTCGACTGGAACGAGGTGGACCCTAACCTTCTGG GCACATCCAGCATCGACACCACCTGCACCATCTGGGGTCTGGAGACAGGTCAGGTTCTAGGTCGCGTCAACCTGGTATCGGGACACGTCAAGACGCAGCTCATCGCCCATGACAAAGAG GTGTACGACATCGCCTTTAGCCGGGCGGGCGGCGGCCGTGACATGTTCGCCTCGGTGGGCGCCGACGGCTCGGTGCGCATGTTCGACCTGCGCCACCTGGAGCACAGCACCATCATCTACGAGGATCCCCAGCACCACCCGCTGCTGCGCCTCTGCTGGAACAAGCAGGACCCCAACTACCTGGCCACTATGGCCATGGACGGAATGGAG GTTGTCATCCTGGACGTACGTGTGCCGTGCACGCCGGTGGCTCGCCTCAACAACCACCGCGCCTGCGTCAATGGGATTGCCTGGGCGCCACACTCCTCGTGTCACATCTGCACCGCAG TAGCCGACGACCACCAGGCTCTGATCTGGGACATCCAGCAGATGCCCCGCGCCATCGAAGACCCCATCCTGGCATACACGGCCGAGGGCGAGATCAACAACGTGCAGTGGGCGTCCACGCAACCCGACTGGATCGCCATCTGCTATAACAACTGTCTGGAGATCCTGCGTGTCTGA
- the mylpfa gene encoding myosin regulatory light chain 2, skeletal muscle, producing MAPKKTKRRQGGGDGGSSNVFSMFEQSQIQEYKEAFTIIDQNRDGIISKDDLRDVLASLGQLNTKNEELEAMIKEASGPINFTVFLTMFGEKLKGADPEDVILAAFKVLDPEGTGTIKKEFLEELLTTQCDRFSKEEIKNMWAAFPPDVAGNVDYKNICYVITHGEEKEE from the exons ATG GCACCCAAGAAGACCAAGAGGAGGCAGGGGGGCGGAGATGGCGGCTCCTCCAACGTGTTCTCCATGTTTGAGCAGAGTCAGATTCAGGAGTACAAGGAg GCCTTCACAATCATCGACCAGAACAGAGACGGTATCATCAGCAAAGATGATTTGAGGGACGTTCTGGCTTCCCTGG GCCAGCTGAACACCAAGAATGAGGAGCTGGAGGCCATGATCAAGGAGGCCAGCGGCCCCATCAACTTCACCGTCTTCCTCACCATGTTCGGCGAGAAGCTGAAGG GCGCGGACCCCGAGGACGTTATTCTTGCCGCCTTCAAGGTCCTGGACCCCGAGGGTACCGGAACCATCAAGAAGGAGTT CCTTGAGGAGCTCCTGACCACTCAGTGCGACAGGTTCTCCAAGGAGGAG ATCAAGAACATGTGGGCCGCCTTCCCCCCTGACGTCGCGGGCAACGTGGACTACAAGAACATCTGCTACGTCATCACACAcggagaggagaaggaggagtaa
- the ccdc47 gene encoding PAT complex subunit CCDC47: protein MQRLPFLLLLFLLALPVSRGNYNDDFDDGEDLADFDDNDFAEFEDMSEDAGPEADTVPPSSIRGGPFSQPDEDEDEDEATVELEYGQDGFDDSDAQDQDIYSKYDREEFEVIGDTEKPGHPMKDPLIIHTVPAHLQNSWESYYMEILMVTGLLAYIMNYIIGKNKNSRLAQSWFNSHRELLESNFALVGDDGTSKEAVSTGKLNQENEHIYNLWCSGRVCCEGMLIQLKFLKRQDLLNVLARMMRPTCDQVQIKVTLNDEDMDTFVFAVGTKKAMGRLQKELQDLSEFCGDKPKSGAKFGLPDSLAILTEMGEVTDGVMDNKMVHYITNHADKIESIHFSDQFSGPKVMQEEGQPLKLPETKKTLLFTFNVPGMGNTSPKDMDALLPLMNMVIYSIDKVKKLRLNREGKMKADRNRARVEENFLKQTHAQRQEAAQTRREEKKRAEKERIMNEEDPERQRRLEEAAQRREQKKIEKKQMKMKQIKVKAM from the exons ATGCAACGTTTGCCATTCCTCCTGCTGCTCTTTCTACTTGCCCTCCCCGTCTCCCGGGGGAACTACAATGACGACTTTGACGACGGCGAGGACCTGGCCGACTTCGACGACAACGACTTTGCCGAGTTTGAGGACATGAGCGAAGATGCGGGGCCCGAGGCGGACACCGTTCCGCCGTCGTCCATTCGGGGCGGCCCGTTCTCACAGCCTGACGAAGACGAGGATGAAGACGAGGCCACGGTAGAACTGGAGTACGGACAAGACGGTTTTGACGATTCGGATGCACAG GATCAGGACATTTACAGCAAATATGACCGGGAGGAGTTTGAGGTGATTGGCGACACGGAGAAGCCTGGCCACCCCATGAAAGACCCCCTCATAATCCACACG GTTCCGGCCCATCTTCAAAATAGCTGGGAGAGCTACTACATGGAGATCCTGATGGTGACGGGCCTGCTGGCCTACATCATGAACTACATCATCGGCAAGAACAAGAACAGCCGCCTGGCTCAGTCCTGGTTCAACTCTCACAGGGAGCTGCTGGAGAGCAACTTTGCTCTTGTGG GCGACGACGGCACCAGCAAAGAAGCAGTGAGCACGGGGAAGCTCAATCAGGAAAATGAACACATCTACAACCTGTGGTGCTCCGGACGCGTCTGCTGTGAGGGCATGCTCATACAGCTTAAG TTCCTGAAGAGACAGGACCTGCTTAACGTTCTGGCCAGGATGATGAGGCCCACCTGTGACCAAGTG CAAATCAAAGTGACGCTGAATGACGAGGACATGGACACGTTTGTGTTTGCCGTGGGCACTAAGAAGGCGATGGGCCGCCTTCAGAAGGAGTTGCAGGACTTG AGTGAGTTCTGCGGCGACAAGCCAAAGTCCGGAGCCAAGTTCGGCCTCCCGGACTCTTTGGCGATTCTTACGGAGATGGGCGAGGTCACGGACGGCGTGATGGACAACAAG ATGGTTCATTATATCACCAACCACGCCGACAAGATCGAGTCCATCCATTTTTCGGACCAATTTTCTGGTCCAAAAGTTATGCAAGA GGAGGGTCAGCCCTTAAAGCTACCTGAAACCAAGAAGACACTGCTGTTTACATTTAATG TGCCTGGAATGGGCAACACGTCTCCCAAAGACATGGACGCTCTTCTGCCCCTCATGAACATGGTTATCTACAGCATCGACAAAGTCAAGAAGCTGCGTCTCAACAGGGAG GGGAAAATGAAGGCAGACCGCAACCGGGCCCGCGTGGAGGAGAACTTCCTGAAGCAGACGCACGCTCAGCGCCAGGAGGCGGCGCAGACCCGACGCGAGGAGAAAAAGCGGGCCGAGAAGGAGAGGATCATGAACGAGGAGGACCCGGAGAGACAGCGCCGCTTGGAG GAAGCGGCTCAGAGACGAGAGCAGAAGAAGATCGAGAAGAAGCAGATGAAGATGAAGCAGATTAAAGTGAAAGCCATGTGA
- the pheta2 gene encoding sesquipedalian-1, whose product MKLHKKILTHYHSCTSLVDKEGFLFKKKQRSGSYHRRWLVLKGNLLFYQERPADRHLLGVIVLEGCAVRRVDADGRFCFSLLFRGPEEKSYQFAAADEGTLANWLRALLSASHRYLSLLLRDLHVQYNNLTQDGGELKHHQGYDGSPASNLNFGPAAAAAVMQKSPKPWHRWNAHVTPLNVPTALLLAEWPLVGCNVREEFGQLHHRYGQDVKKAREEWLTSRQPPEENLQEDLIDLT is encoded by the exons ATGAAGCTCCACAAGAAGATTTTGACTCATTACCACTCCTGCACATCACTGGTTGACAAAGAAGGCTTTCTCTTCAAGAAG AAACAGCGAAGTGGCTCGTACCATCGCCGCTGGTTGGTCCTGAAAGGCAACCTGCTCTTCTACCAGGAGCGGCCCGCGGACCGCCACCTGCTGGGTGTCATCGTGCTGGAGGGATGCGCCGTGCGGCGAGTAGATGCCGACGGACGCTTCTGCTTCTCTTTACTCTTTCGAGGCCCCGAAGAAAAGAGCTACCAGTTTGCGGCGGCGGACGAGGGCACGCTGGCCAACTGGCTGCGGGCTTTGCTGTCGGCCAGCCACCGCTACTTGTCGCTGCTGCTGCGTGACCTCCACGTGCAGTATAACAATCTCACGCAAGATGGCGGAG aatTGAAGCACCATCAGGGCTACGATGGGTCTCCAGCCAGCAACTTGAACTTcggaccagcagcagcagcagcagtcatGCAAAAATCTCCAAAGCCGTGGCACAGGTGGAATGCTCACGTCACACCCTTGAACGTTCCGACGGCGCTTTTGTTGGCCGAGTGGCCCCTGGTGGGTTGTAATGTGCGGGAGGAGTTTGGCCAGCTGCACCACCGTTACGGGCAAGACGTTAAGAAGGCCCGTGAAGAATGGCTGACCAGTCGGCAGCCACCGGAGGAGAACCTGCAAGAAGATCTTATCGACTTGACGTGA